Part of the Usitatibacter palustris genome, AACGCGACGGCGACGCCGAGGGCGACGGCGAATCGCAGGCTGCCTCCGCCCCCGAGACCCACGAAGACCGCGGCAACGATGATGTCCCCTCGATGGGCGACGACATGGGCAGCGGTGTCCGCCGCGACAGCGGCGACCGCGACGACTTCACGCAGTTTGCGGCGGCCGAGCCCACGCTCCAGGACCACCTGCTCGCGCAGCTCGCTCTGCTCTCGCTGACGGAGCGCGACCGCAACATTGCCGCGCTCCTCGTGGGCCACCTCGACGAAGACGGTTATTTCCCGCGCGACCTCGCGGAGTTGCGCGAGACGATGGCCGAGGCGATCCCCGAGCTCGAGCCCGAGGAAATCGACATCGCGCGGCGCCACATCCAGTTCCTCGAGCCCACCGGGGTCGGTGCGCGCGACGTCCCGGAATGCCTCGCGCTCCAGTTGCGCACGATGCCCGTGCAAACACCGCATCGCGACGGCGCGATCGCGCTCGTCACCAACCACCTCGATGTCCTCGCCGCGCGCGACTTCAACCGGTTGAAACGCCTGCTGGGCGTGGACGAAGACGAGCTGCGCGACATCCGCGCGCTCATCCTCACGCTCGATCCCAAGCCGGGCCGCGCCTTCGGTGCGGGCGATGTGCGCTACGTCGTACCCGATGTCGTGGTGCGGAAATCCAGCGGTCGCTGGACCGCCACGCTCAACCGCGACGCGATGCCGCGCCTGCGGATCAACAAGATGTACGCCGACATCCTGCAGGCCTCGCGCGACAACGGCGCCAAGCACCTCGCGGGGCAGCTCCAGGAAGCGCGCTGGCTCATCAAGAACGTGCAGCAGCGCTTCGACACGATCCTCCGGGTCACGCAGGCCATCGTCGACAGGCAGAAGAATTATTTCGAGCACGGCGAGGTCGCCATGCGCCCGCTCGTGCTGCGCGAGATCGCCGAGGCGGTGGGTCTCCACGAATCCACGATCTCGCGCGTCACCACGCAGAAGTACATGTTCACGCCGCGCGGCATCCTCGAGCTGAAGTACTTCTTCGGCAGCCACGTTTCCACCGACACGGGAGGCTCGTGCTCCGCCACGGCCATCCGCGCGCTCATCAAGCAGCTTGTCGCCGCAGAGGATGGCAAGAAGCCCCTCTCGGACCACCGAATCTCCGACATCCTCGCGCAGCAGGGCATCCAGGTCGCACGGCGCACCGTTGCGAAGTACCGCGAGGCGTTGCAGATACAGCCGGCAAATCTCCGCAAGTCGATCTAGCAGGTCCAACCAGAAAGGAGCTTCGATGAACCTCCAGCTCACCGGACACCACGTCGAGATCACTCCCGCGATTCGCGAATACGTCGTAGCCAAGCTCGAACGCATCAACAGGCACTTCGACCACGTCATAGACGTCAACTTGATCATGACGGTCGAGAAGCTCGACCAGAAGATCGAGGCCAACGTGCACCTTTCCGGCAAGGACATCCACGTCCAATGCCACCAGCCCGACATGTACGCGGCGATCGACGGCCTGGTCGACAAGCTCGACCGCCAGATCCTCAAGCACAAGGAAAAATTCAAGGTGACGCTGCGGCAATCGCCGGGCATCAAGCGCACCGCTGAATCCTAGAGCGCAATGAACCTCGTCACGAACCTGCTGCCGCAGGAGCACGTCCTGCTCGACCTCGACGCGACCAGCAAGAAGCGTCTGTTCGAGCAGGTCGGGTTGCTCTTCGAAAACTCGCGGCAAGTGCCGCGCGCGCGGGTCTTCGACGCGTTCTTCGACCGCGAGAAGCTCGGCTCCACGGCCCTGGGCTGTGGAGTCGCGATTCCGCACGGGCGCATCAAGGCGTTGAAGGAACCGCTGTGCGCCTTCGTGCGCACCGCCACGCCGCTCGCGTTCGAAGCGCCCGACGGCCAGCCCGTGCAGCTTGTCTTCGCGATGCTCGTTCCGGAGCACGCGACCGAAGGCCACCTGCAAATCCTCTCCGAGCTCGCGCAGATGTTCAGCGATCCCGGATTCCGCACCGCGCTGCTCGACGCGAAGGACGCGCGCGAAGCGCACGCGACGATCACCGGCTGGTCGCCGTATGCCCCGGCTCAGCGTACAGCGGCTCTTTGACGAGCGCCGCGCGCGCCTGGGCCTCGCGTGGCTCGCGGGCGCCGCGGGTGCGACGCGCGAGATCACCGGCGAGATGCTCGCGCAGCCGGGCGTGGGGCTCATCAGTCACCTGAACCTCATCCACCCGCTGATCGTGCAGGTGCTGGGCAAGAGCGAAGCGGCGTACCTCGAGGGCCTCGACCCGACGACGCGCGAGCAGACGGCCGCGCGCATCTGCGGCGGCGACACGGTGGTCGTCATCGCTTGCGACGGCATCGCCGTACCGATCGAGCTCGAGCAGGCCGCCTCGCGCACCGCCACGCCGCTCCTCGGTTCGGCCGAACCCAGCCAGCAGGTGATCAACGTCCTGCGCCCGTATCTCCAGCAAGAGCTCGGCGCCGTCACGCAGGTGCACGGCGTCTTCCTCGACGTGCTCGAGATCGGCGTGCTGATCACGGGCGAATCGTCGGTGGGAAAAAGCGAGCTCGCGCTCGAGCTCATCTCGCGCGGCCACGGCCTCGTGGCCGATGACGTCGTCGAGCTGCAGCAGATCGGCCCGGAGACGGTGCAGGGGCGCTGCCCCGCGATGCTGCGCGACTTCCTCGAGGTCCGCGGGCTAGGCGTGCTCAACATCCGTTCCATCTTCGGCGAGACCGCGGTTCGTCCGCGCAAGGCGCTGCGCCTCGTGGTGCACCTGGAGATGCCCGTGAACGGCTCCTCCGAACGCGAACGCCTCACCACGCGCTCGGGCACGCAATCGATCCTCGGCGTCGATGTGCCCACCGTGACGCTCGCGGTGGCACCGGGACGCAACCTCGCCGTGCTCGTGGAAGCCGCGGTGAGAAACCACATCCTGCTCACGCGGGGCATCGACTCGACGCGCGACTTCATCGCGCGCCAGGCGAGCACCATGCGCGACGAGGGCGCGCCGGGTCGCAAGGACGACGCCGACTGATGCATCTCGTCCTGCTCTCCGGCGTATCGGGCTCCGGCAAGAGCGTGGCGCTCAAGGCCCTCGAGGACGCAGGCTTCTTCTGCGTGGACAACCTCCCCGCGGCGCTGATTCCGCAGCTCGTCGCCACGCGCACTGAACCGCGCGTAGCCATCAGCGCGGATGCGAGAAGCCCCGAGACGCTCGCGGAATTGCCGCGCGTGGTCGCCGGCGTGAAGGACGCGGGCCACCAGGTCCAGGTGATCGTGCTCGATGCAACCGATGAGAGCCTGGTGCGCCGCTTCTCCGAGACGCGCCGCCCGCATCCGCTGGCGAAGGACGGCCGCACGCTCAAGGAAGCGATCGTCAAGGAGCGGCTGCTGCTCGAAGGCCTCACCGACATCGGCAATCGCATCGACACGAGCGCGCTCACACCCGCGCAATTGCGCGGCTGGATCCAGGACCTCGTCGTCACCGACCGCACGCGGCTCGCCCTCGCGTTCGTCTCCTTCGGCTTCAAGGGCGGCGTGCCGCTCGACGCCGACTTCGTCTTCGACGTTCGCTTCCTCGCCAATCCGCACTATGACCCGCAGCTCAGGTTGCTCACCGGCGCCGATCCGGACGTGATCGCCTTCCTCGAGCGCGAGACCGAAGCGGGCCTGCTCATCGAGGAGATCCAGCGCTTCCTGCAGCGATGGATCCCGAAGTTCGTGCTCGACCAGCGCGCCGCGCTCACGGTTGCGATCGGCTGCACGGGCGGGCGTCACCGCTCGGTGTACGTCACCAACCAGCTCGCCGAGCGCTTCGCGCAGGACTACGACGTGATCGTGCGCCACCGCGACATCTCGAAGGCCTGACGGTGCTGGTGCTGAACCTCCTATCGGCAGGACGCCGCCCGGAGGCGGTGCCGATCTTCCCGCTCTCCACGATCCTCTTCCCGGGCGCGATCCTGCCGCTGCGCATTTTCGAGACGCGCTACATGGACATGGCCAAGGCGTGCCTGCGCGACAAATCGCTCTTCGGCGTGTGCCTCATCCGCGAGGGCTCCGAAGTCGGCGCGCCCGCCGTGCCCGAGCCCGTGGGCTGCCTCGCGAGGATCGCGGAGGCGGACATGGAAGAGCTGGGCATCCTCAAGGTGAAGGCCGAGGGGCTCGAGCGCTTTCGCATCGTGTCCTCCGAGACCACGAGGTCGGGCCTCATCGTGGGCGCGATCGAGCCGATCGCCGCCGATGACGTCGAGGCGACCACGCCGCAGCTCGACGAGTGCGCGGACTTCCTGCGCAAGGTGATCGCGGGCATCGGCGAGGGCCGCTTCGCCCCGCCGCTCAAGTTCGACGATCCGAGCTGGGTGAGCTTCCGCATCGCCGAGATCCTGCCGCTCAGGAACGACGTGAAGCAGAAGCTCCTCGAGTTGCGCGACGCGACCGTGCGCGTGGCGTTCCTGCACAAGTTCCTTCGCCAGCAGAAGCTGATCTGACTTCGCGCAGCAGCTTCTTCACCGGCGCGGGCAGCGCCGCGCCTTCCAGTTCCGAAAGCGGCAGCCAAAAAAAGGGGACAGACCCCTTTTCCAAAAAGGGGACAGTCCCCTTTATTTCCCACGGCGTGACGTCCAGCGTGAAGTGGGTGAACACGTGGGTGAAGGGAGCGAGTGCCCTCGCTCCGGCCGGCGGCTTCTGGTCGGCGGGAAATTCCGGCAGCGACCATAGCCCGCCCCAGATGCCCTTCGCGGGGCGCTTCTCGAGCAGCACTTCTCCCGCGCGCAGCGTCACCAGCATCGCGATCGCGCGGCGCGGCGATTCGCGGCGGCGCTTGCGGCCGGGCAGCTCCGCGATGCGATCCTCGCCGCGGGCCACGCAATCGAGGGCCACCGGGCAGGTCGCGCACGCGGGCTCGCGTACGACGCAAACGGTCGCACCCAGGTCCATGAGTCCCTGCGTGTAGGATTCGATCGCGCGCGCGGGCAGGCGCGCTTCGGCCGCCTCCCACAGCGACGCGACCACCGCGTTGCTCGCCGGATCTCCGCCGATGCCGGCGTGGCGGGCGATCACGCGCTTCACGTTGCCGTCGAGGATCGCGCGAAGCTCGCCGGAGGCGAACGCCGCGATCGCCGCCGCCGTCGACCGGCCGATGCCGGGGAGCGCCACCAGCGCATCGAACGTGGTCGGAAAGACGCCCGCGTGGTCCGTCATCACCGATTTCGCGGCGCGATGCAGGTTGCGGGCACGCGCGTAGTAGCCCAGCCCGCTCCACAGGGCCAGCACGTCATCCTCGGGGGCCGCGGCCAGCGCTGCCACCGAGGGAAACCGCGCGAGGAAGCGCTCGTAGTACGGGATCACCGTCGTGACCTGCGTCTGCTGCAGCATCACCTCGGAGAGCCAGATCCGGTAGGCGTCGCGGGTGCCCTGCCAGGGGAGGTCGTGGCGGCCATGGCGGCGCTGCCAGCGCACGACACGCGCGGAAAAGGATTCGGGGGAGGGCATCGGGAGCGGTGGAGCGGGTGAAGGGAATCGAACCCTCGTCGTAAGCTTGGGAAGCTTCTGCTCTGCCATTGAGCTACACCCGCAGCCGAGGTCGCCAGTTTACCGTTGGCGAACGCCGGCAGCCATCCGTCGCACGGCTGGCCCCGGGTGCCGGCGGGCAGCTACCATGCCCCGCATGTCCCGAACCGCCCTCCACCTCACCTCCAACCTCAGTGCCCAGGAGCTCGCGGCCCTGTGCAAGGCCGTCGACTTCCACCCGATCGTGGGGATCCCCGGCTTCCAGGACGCCAAGCGCGGGCCGTTGCGCGACCTCTACCTCACGCTCATCTGGAACACGTTCCTGGGGATCGTCTTCACGGGATTCGCGTGGCTCATGAACCTGCGGCCGCCGCCCATGCAGACGCTGTGGATCAACATCGTCGTGGCCAACTTCGCGGGCTTCAGCATCCACGCGCTCTTCATGCTGGGCTCGATGACCGGGATGGACGTCAAGCTGTACCTCTGGAACCGCACCGCGTTCGGGATTTACACGGCGACCATCGTGAGCATCGGCGTGGCCACCGGGTTCACCCTCGCCGGTTCGGTGCTCGAGCTCGATTTCGCCCGCTTCATGCGCAGCGAGCGCTGGCTCACGATCGTGACGCTCTCGAGCGTGATCATCTCGATCATCATGCTGTCGATCTTCTTCTGGCGCGCGCGCACCGCGGACGCCGAAGCCGCGCTCGAGCGCGAGCGCCAGCGCAACGAACGCGCCGAGCGCGAAACCGCGATCGCGAACCTGCGCACGCTGCAGGCCCAGATCGAGCCGCACTTCCTTTTCAATACGCTCGCCAACGTGACGAGCCTGATCGATCCGGATCCGGCGAAGGCGAAGCGCATGCTCGAAACCTTCATCCGATTCCTGCGCGCGACGCTCGGCGCCTCGCGCAGCGAGTCCACGACGCTCGGCGCGGAAAAGGAACTGATCGCCTCCTTCCTCGACGTGCTCGAGGTGCGCATGGGCCCGCGGCTTCGCTATTCGATCGACGTCGAGCCTTCGCTGGAAATGCACGTGCTCCCGCCGATGCTCCTGCAGCCGCTCGTGGAAAACGCGATTCGCCACGGCCTCGAGCCCAAGGTCGAGGGCGGCGAGGTGCGCTTCACCGCGCGCCGCGAAGGCGAGGATGTCGTGATCGAGATCGCCGACACGGGCGTGGGATTCGCGCCCGCGACGAGCGGCGGCTTCGGGCTCACCAACGTGCGCGACCGGTTGCGCCTGCTCTTCGGCGCGCGCGGCTCGCTCGCCATCGCCGAGAATGCGCCCTCCGGCACGCTCGTCACCGTGAGGCTCCCCGCATGACGCGCGCGCTGATCGCCGACGACGAGCCGAACCTCGCCGAACACCTGCGCGGCCGCCTCGCCCAGCTTTGGCCGGAGCTGGAAATCCTGCCGCTCGCCGCCAACGGGCTCGAGGCGCTGCGCGCGCTCGACGAGGACGAACCCGAGGTCGCCTTCCTCGACATCCGGATGCCCGGGCTTTCCGGGCTGGAAGTCGCCGGGCGAAGCGGGCACGCGACGCACGTGGTGTTCGTGACCGCCTACGACCAGTACGCGGTGGAAGCTTTCGATCGCGAGGCCGCCGATTACGTGCTCAAGCCCGTGACCGACGAGCGTCTCGAGAAATGCATCGAGCGGCTGAAGAAGAAACTCGCCGCCGCCGAGCGCCCGCCCGCACTCGACGACGTGCTCGCGCGCATCGCGCGCGCGATCCCCGGCGCGGCCGGCGGAAAGCTTCGCTGGATCCGGGCCTCGAAGGGCGAGGTCGTCCGGCAGATCGCCGTGGACGACGTGCTCTACTTCCAGGCCTCGGACAAGTACACGTGCGTGATGACGCGCGAGGGCGAATCGCTCATCCGCCTGCCGCTCGCCGAGCTCGCCGACCAGCTCGACCCCGAGGCCTTCGCCCAGATCCATCGCGGGACGATCGTGAACCTGCGCGAGGTCGCCTCGACGCGCCGCGATCTCGGAGGCCGCACGTTCGTGATGCTTCGCGACGGCAAGACCGAGCTCCCGGTCAGTCGCGCCTACGCCCCGCTCTTCAAGCAGATGTGAGGTCTTGAAGCGCATCAAGTAGCCACCCTCCGGTCGGTGCTAGACTTTTTGTGCACATGACCCAAGCCCCCATCCGCGTCACCGTCAACGGCACCGCGCGCGAATTCCCCACCGCTCCCACCTTCGTCGAGATGCTCCAGGCCCTCGCGATCGAGGGCCGGCGCCTGGCGATCGAACGCAACGGCGAGATCGTGCCCCGCAGCCGCTTGGGCGAAGCGCGGCTGGCCGACGGCGACCGCATCGAAGTCGTCGTCGCAGTCGGGGGCGGCTAGGAGCTCGAATGTCGAACGACAAACTCATCGTCGCCGGGAAGCCCTACGACTCGCGCCTGCTCGTGGGCACCGGCAAGTACCAGGACTTCGACGAGACGCGCCGCGCCATCGAGGCGAGCGGCGCGCAGATCGTGACCGTCGCGATCCGGCGGACCAACATCGGGCAGAAGGCGGGAGAGCCGAACCTGCTCGACGTCCTGCCGCCGTCGAAATTCACGATCCTGCCCAACACCGCGGGTTGCTACAGCGCTGATGACGCGGTGCGCACTCTCCGCCTCGCGCGTGAGCTCCTCGACGGCCATTCGCTCGTGAAGCTCGAGGTGCTGTCGGACCCGCAGACGTTGTTTCCGAACATGCCCGAGACGTTGGTGGCGGCGAAGCAGCTCGTCTCGGAAGGCTTCCAGGTGATGGTCTATTGCAGCGACGATCCGGTGCTCGCCAAGCAGCTCGAGGACCTCGGCTGTGTGGCGGTGATGCCGCTTGCTTCGCTCATCGGTTCGGGCATGGGCATCCTCAATCCCTGGAACCTGCAGATCATCATCGATCGCCTGCAGGTGCCCGTGCTGGTCGATGCGGGAATCGGCACCGCGTCGGACGCGGCGATCGCGATGGAGCTCGGCTGCGATGGCGTGCTGATGAACACCGCGATCGCGCAGGCGAAGGACCCGGTGCGCATGGCGCGTGCGATGAAGCTCGCGGTGGAGGCGGGGCGCGAAGCCTATCTCGCGGGCCGCATGGCGAAGAAGCCCTACGTGGCTTCGCCGAGCTCGCCTACCGAGGGACTCATCCAGAAATCGGCCTGAGGCCCACAGACAAACGCCGCAGGACGCGGCGTTTGCTTTGCTACGGAGCGCTCAGAACCGCCACATTACGCCGACGGAGAAGGTATCCGTATCGGCGTCAGCAGCCAGCGTGTGGCCCACGAGCGAATAGCGCTCCAATTCGGCACGGATGCCGAATGCCTTGTTGAACTCGTATTGCGCGCCCAGGCCGTAGCGCATGCGCGTGCCGCGCGTCGCATCCGTCTGCAGCAGGGTCGTGGAGTAGGGGGCGAACGACGAGTGCGCATCGCCGCGATACGCGCCGAAGCGGCCGTACAGGGACATGCGTCCCCACACCGGCAGCGTGGCGACGGCATCGACGCCAAAGCCCGTGCTGCGGAAGTTCGAGGAGAGCACCGCGGGATTGGCGAACGGGTTGGTGCTGTTCCGGCCGAAGTCCACGTACTCGCTCGAGATCTCGAAATACTTGTTGGCCCTGTATCCGAGCTTCAGGCGCTGGCCCGGATCCGCATTGAGCGTGGGCGACAGGCCCAGCAGCGCAGGCGCGGTGAAGGCATAGAAATTGTTGCCGGGCCCGAGCATCGACTGCGGGGGACGCAGATGCCCGTAATAATCACCCCACGCAGCGGACGATGCCGACGCGATGGCGACTACGAAGAGGGCTCTGCGAAGTGGCATGGGGCGTGACCGAGGGGTTCGAACTCAATGTAGGCCGGTGCCCTGCGACTGTCAATTCGCCCCGTATGATCGCCTCCGTGACCCATCCTCCGATCCGCAGCTACGTTCTTCGCCAGGGGCGCTTCTCGCCGGCCCAGCAGCGCGCCTACAGCGAACTGCTGCCCCGCTACGGCGTCCCCTACGCCGCCGGGCCCATTGATTTCAAGGCTCTTTTTGGCAGGTCCGCACCGGTCGTGGCGGAAATCGGCTTCGGCATGGGCGAAACCACCGCCCGGATCGCCGAGGAGCGTCCCGAGGTCGATTTCCTGGGGATCGAGGTCCATTCGCCCGGCGTCGGCAGCCTGCTGCGGATGGTCGGTGAGCGGGCGCTTACCAATGTCCGCATCATCCAGCACGACGCCATGGAAGTAGTTCGGGATATGGTCCCCGCCGCGTCCCTGTCCGGGCTGCACATTTTCTTCCCCGACCCCTGGCCCAAGAAGCGCCACCACAAGCGCCGCCTCATCCGTCCGGAGTCCGCAGCGCTGTTCGCCTCACGGCTGGCACCGGGGGGCTACCTGCACTTCGCCACGGACTGGGAGGAGTACGCCGAGCAGGCGCTGGAGGTCCTTTCGGGCACTCCCGGCCTGAGCAACACCGCGAAGGATTACGCACCCCGGCCCGAGTCGCGGCCGGAAACCAAGTTCGAGCGCCGCGGGATCCGCCTGGGTCACGCCGTTCGCGACCTCTACTTCCACAAGGACTGAACATGGACGCAAGGCGCAGGAATCTCTCGAAGGTGATTGCCGCGGCAATGCTGCTTCCCGGTGGACTGAGCGCGTGGATGTCGCGCGCGCTCGCCGCGGGCACCGTGGGCGGCATGCAGGGCGTGGCCCGCCTCGAAGGGACGGCGACCGTGAACGGCACGGCAGCGCAGGTGGGAACGCCCGTGAAGGCCGGCGACAAGGTGGTTACCGGGAAGGGCAGCCAGGCGGTGGTCGTGATCGGCGACGACGCGTTCCTGATGCGCTCGGACACCGTGATCGAGTTCAAGGGGCGCGGCAGCGTGCTCTCCGAGCTCGCGATCGCGAGCGGGAAGGTGCTCAACGTGTTCTCGAAGAAGCCCATGGCGATCAAGGCCGCGACGGCTTCGATCGGCATTCGCGGCACCGGCGCGTACATCGAGGTCGAGCCGAAGAAGGTGTACTTCTGCCTCTGCTACGGCACCGCCGACATCGACGGGCCGAACATGACGACGAAGACCGTGGTCACGACCCACCACGAAAGCCCGCTCTATCTGCTCGACGACGGACGCGCGCTCAGCGCGGAGCCGGGACCCTTCCTCAACCACAAGGACGACGAGCTGATCCTGCTCGAGTCGCTGTGCGGCCGCGAGCCGCCGTTCGTGAAGAGCGGCCAGTACCCCTCGAAGAAATACTAGGGCGCGCGCTTCAGGGCGATGGTCCGCGCCTGCGCAGGCTCGGCCGGCAGGAACATCTCCAGCAGCTCGTTCAGGAAGCGCTGACCGCGCGACGTCGGGCGAATCGTCGTGGGATCCTTCTCGAGCAGGCCGCGCTCTTCCGCGGCGCGCAGCTCGCGACCCACCGTCGTGATCGGCAATCCCGTGCGCTCGGTGTAGATCGTGGCCGGAACGCCGCCTGTGAGGCGCAGGGCGTTGAGCATGAACTCGAACGGCAGGCGCTCGACCGAGACGTCCGCTCCCTCCTGCAGGGCGTCACCGGCCAGCGCCGCATCCATGTATGCGGCGGGCTGGCGCTGGCGCGCTTCGCGCCGCACGCGATCGGCGAAGGTGATCTTGCCGTGCGCGCCCGCGCCGATGCCGACGTAGTCGCCGAAGGTCCAGTAGTTCACGTTGTGCCGCGCGCGCCGGCCCGGCTTGGCGAAGGCAGATGTTTCGTAGTGTTCGTAGCCTCCGGCGGCGAGTACGGCTTCGATCGCTTCCTGCATGTCCGCGGCGAGATCGTCATCGGGCAGCTTCGGCGGATGGCTGTGGAAGTACGTGTTGGGCTCGAGCGTGAGGTGGTAGGCCGAGATGTGCGGCGCGTCGAAGGCAATGGCCTCCTTCACGTCGGCAAGGGCTTCCTCGATCGATTGCCCGGGGAGCGCGTACATGAGGTCGATGTTCACGTTGCCGAATACCTCGAGGCCCGTGGCGATCGCCCGCCGCGCTTCATCCGAGCCGTGGACGCGCCCAAGCGCGGCGAGCTTCGCATCGTCGAAGCTCTGCACGCCGATCGAGAGGCGGCTCACGCCCGCGGCGCGATACCCGCGAAAGCGTTCGGCCTCGAAGGTGCCCGGGTTCGCTTCGAGCGTGATCTCGGCGTCCGGATCGACGGGTACACGCGTGCGCACCGCGGTGAGGATGGCGTCGATCGATTGGGGCGTGAAGAGGCTTGGCGTTCCGCCGCCGATGAAGATCGTCGAGAAGCGCCGGCCCCAGATCTGCGGGAGCGCGCTTTCAAGATCCGCGACCAACGCCTGCACGTAGCGCGCTTCGGGCACGTCGCCCCGCTTCTCGTGCGAATTGAAATCGCAGTACGGGCACTTCTTCAGGCACCAGGGAATGTGGACGTAGAGCGAGAGCGGCGGCAACTGCGCGAAGCGCGGCCGGGTGAGATCGGCAAGGACCTGCGCCGCGGGCATTTCGCCGGGCCTAGGCGTGCGCCTGCAGCGCGGTGAGCTTCGCCTCGAGCGCGACGATCGCCTTCGCGCGATGGCTCACGCGGTTCTTCTCCTCGGGGAAGAGCTCGCCCGCGGTGAGCCCGCGAAAGGGCAACAGGAAATGCGGGTCGTAGCCGAAGCCGCGCGCGCCGCGGGGGTCGAGCACGATCTCGCCGTGCCAGGTGCCGTCGGCGATGATCGGGCACGGATCGTCGGCGGTCTGCACGAGCACCAGCACGCAGTAGTAGTAGGCCGAGCGGTCCTTGAGGTCGCGAAGCGCGTTCACGAGCTCCGCGTTGTTGCGCGCATCGCGCGTGGCGCGATCGCCGTCACGGCCCGCGTAGTACGCGGAGTTCACGCCCGGCGCGCCGGCCAGCGCCGGTACGCACAGGCCGGAATCGTCGGCGAGCGCGGGCAGCCCCGTGGCTTCGCATGCGTGGCGCGCCTTGGCGAGCGCGTTCTCCACGAATGTCGAATAGGGTTCCTCGGCTTCGGAGATGCTGAAGATCGATTGCTCGAGCGCTTCCATGCCGAGCGGTTCCAGCAGCGCCTTGAGTTCCTTGATCTTCGCTGCGTTGTTCGAGGCGATGACGACGCGCCGCGTCACGCAGTGCCCCCGGCGAGTGCCGAGCGCTGCGCCGCGACGAGCTGCGAGATGCCGTGCGTGGCGAGGTCGAGCAGGCGCGTCATCTCCTCGCGCGTGAACGGTTCGCCCTCGGCCGTGCCCTGGACCTCGACGAAATCACCGGAGCCCGTCATCACGACGTTCATGTCGGTTCCGCAGGCCGAATCCTCGGAGTAGTCGAGGTCGAGCAGCGGGTGGCCGCCCACCATGCCCACGGAAACGGCGGCGACGAAATCGCGCAGCGGATCGTGCGCGAGGTTGCCCTTCGCGCGCAGGAACGCGATCGCATCGGCGAGTGCGACCATCGCGCCGGTGATCGAGGCGCAGCGCGTGCCGCCGTCGGCTTGCAGCACGTCGCAGTCGATCGTGATCTGGCGCTCGCCCAGGAGGGCGAGGTCGGTCACCGCGCGCAGGCTGCGGCCGATCAATCGCTGGATCTCCTGCGTGCGGCCCGATTGCTTGCCCGCGGCCGCCTCGCGCGCGCCGCGCGTGTTGGTGGCGCGCGGCAGCATGCCGTACTCGGCGGTCACCCAGCCCTTGCCGGTTCCCTTGAGGAAGGAGGGCACGCGCTCCTCGACGCTCGCGGTGCACAGCACCTTGGTGTGGCCGAACTCGACGAGCACCGAGCCTTCGGCGTGCATCGTGTAGCGGCGCAGGATGTTCACGGGGCGAAGCCCCCGTGCATCACGATCGAACGAGCGGGGCATGGGTCTAGCGCGGAACCTTGCGGATCGCGTCCTGGATTTCGGCGATGGCTTTCTCGATGTCGGCTTCCGTCACGTCGTCGGGGGGCACGGCCACATCGAGCTGCTCGGTGTTGCTCGAGGTGCTGAACTCTTCCTCGTTCAGCATCTGCGTGGTGTCCTTCACCGTGTCGTCGTCCTGGTTTTCCCAGGTGAGGGCGACCACGGAGATGTTGTCGGAGTCACCGTCGGCGCGCCGGTACGCTTCGGTGATCAGGCCCGGGATGAGGCCCACGACA contains:
- a CDS encoding sensor histidine kinase translates to MSRTALHLTSNLSAQELAALCKAVDFHPIVGIPGFQDAKRGPLRDLYLTLIWNTFLGIVFTGFAWLMNLRPPPMQTLWINIVVANFAGFSIHALFMLGSMTGMDVKLYLWNRTAFGIYTATIVSIGVATGFTLAGSVLELDFARFMRSERWLTIVTLSSVIISIIMLSIFFWRARTADAEAALERERQRNERAERETAIANLRTLQAQIEPHFLFNTLANVTSLIDPDPAKAKRMLETFIRFLRATLGASRSESTTLGAEKELIASFLDVLEVRMGPRLRYSIDVEPSLEMHVLPPMLLQPLVENAIRHGLEPKVEGGEVRFTARREGEDVVIEIADTGVGFAPATSGGFGLTNVRDRLRLLFGARGSLAIAENAPSGTLVTVRLPA
- a CDS encoding LytR/AlgR family response regulator transcription factor, which gives rise to MTRALIADDEPNLAEHLRGRLAQLWPELEILPLAANGLEALRALDEDEPEVAFLDIRMPGLSGLEVAGRSGHATHVVFVTAYDQYAVEAFDREAADYVLKPVTDERLEKCIERLKKKLAAAERPPALDDVLARIARAIPGAAGGKLRWIRASKGEVVRQIAVDDVLYFQASDKYTCVMTREGESLIRLPLAELADQLDPEAFAQIHRGTIVNLREVASTRRDLGGRTFVMLRDGKTELPVSRAYAPLFKQM
- the thiS gene encoding sulfur carrier protein ThiS, whose product is MTQAPIRVTVNGTAREFPTAPTFVEMLQALAIEGRRLAIERNGEIVPRSRLGEARLADGDRIEVVVAVGGG
- a CDS encoding thiazole synthase, with amino-acid sequence MSNDKLIVAGKPYDSRLLVGTGKYQDFDETRRAIEASGAQIVTVAIRRTNIGQKAGEPNLLDVLPPSKFTILPNTAGCYSADDAVRTLRLARELLDGHSLVKLEVLSDPQTLFPNMPETLVAAKQLVSEGFQVMVYCSDDPVLAKQLEDLGCVAVMPLASLIGSGMGILNPWNLQIIIDRLQVPVLVDAGIGTASDAAIAMELGCDGVLMNTAIAQAKDPVRMARAMKLAVEAGREAYLAGRMAKKPYVASPSSPTEGLIQKSA
- a CDS encoding porin family protein — encoded protein: MPLRRALFVVAIASASSAAWGDYYGHLRPPQSMLGPGNNFYAFTAPALLGLSPTLNADPGQRLKLGYRANKYFEISSEYVDFGRNSTNPFANPAVLSSNFRSTGFGVDAVATLPVWGRMSLYGRFGAYRGDAHSSFAPYSTTLLQTDATRGTRMRYGLGAQYEFNKAFGIRAELERYSLVGHTLAADADTDTFSVGVMWRF
- the trmB gene encoding tRNA (guanosine(46)-N7)-methyltransferase TrmB, yielding MIASVTHPPIRSYVLRQGRFSPAQQRAYSELLPRYGVPYAAGPIDFKALFGRSAPVVAEIGFGMGETTARIAEERPEVDFLGIEVHSPGVGSLLRMVGERALTNVRIIQHDAMEVVRDMVPAASLSGLHIFFPDPWPKKRHHKRRLIRPESAALFASRLAPGGYLHFATDWEEYAEQALEVLSGTPGLSNTAKDYAPRPESRPETKFERRGIRLGHAVRDLYFHKD
- a CDS encoding FecR domain-containing protein, with the protein product MDARRRNLSKVIAAAMLLPGGLSAWMSRALAAGTVGGMQGVARLEGTATVNGTAAQVGTPVKAGDKVVTGKGSQAVVVIGDDAFLMRSDTVIEFKGRGSVLSELAIASGKVLNVFSKKPMAIKAATASIGIRGTGAYIEVEPKKVYFCLCYGTADIDGPNMTTKTVVTTHHESPLYLLDDGRALSAEPGPFLNHKDDELILLESLCGREPPFVKSGQYPSKKY
- the hemW gene encoding radical SAM family heme chaperone HemW; this translates as MPAAQVLADLTRPRFAQLPPLSLYVHIPWCLKKCPYCDFNSHEKRGDVPEARYVQALVADLESALPQIWGRRFSTIFIGGGTPSLFTPQSIDAILTAVRTRVPVDPDAEITLEANPGTFEAERFRGYRAAGVSRLSIGVQSFDDAKLAALGRVHGSDEARRAIATGLEVFGNVNIDLMYALPGQSIEEALADVKEAIAFDAPHISAYHLTLEPNTYFHSHPPKLPDDDLAADMQEAIEAVLAAGGYEHYETSAFAKPGRRARHNVNYWTFGDYVGIGAGAHGKITFADRVRREARQRQPAAYMDAALAGDALQEGADVSVERLPFEFMLNALRLTGGVPATIYTERTGLPITTVGRELRAAEERGLLEKDPTTIRPTSRGQRFLNELLEMFLPAEPAQARTIALKRAP